ATAGTGCGGCTAACAAAGGTGAGTACGTGAACTTTAACCGTCACACCTGCGGCTACGAAATCAAATCGAGTATCAAGCTCGCCATTGGAGAAGTCAAAGCTTTGCTCATGGAAGACCGTCTTGTCAGGTCGATCAGATAGCCGTTCATACCATCCAATATGAATATCCGCCCCAATCGGAAACGGAGCATCCCCATACTCTTCCGTCCGCTTTTCCGGGCTAACTGCAAAATATCCATTAGCCTGAACCTGAGCATTCAAAAATGGGATTTTTCCAAGCCGAAACCCGATCAATCCATTAGAAACATAAGCAGGATGTAAATCGGGGCTATATTCATTAATAACGTGCTTCTTCAAAATGCGCTCTCCTTCTCAACTGGTTAGCTACATTCGTATTTTACTGGCAGGAGATAGGAGGGGTCAAGGTGAAAAGCGATTCCAGTCAGTGTCATTGAGAAGGATGGTTCGTGCCCGTGGCAATCTCCTCAAAAGCTAATGCCAGCTATACGTAGACCCCCTTGGAAAGGAGGACATTCCCGCTCTGCCTATCACTTAATCCGGTACTCAATTACTTTCTGTTCCGGATTGAACGGGGATAAGTGATCGAGGCCCAGGTAGCGGGATGCTATTTGGATTAGCTCTTTTTCAGAAGAAGGGGGTGGCATGTCGCGGCAGATTAAGTAGTGCTCTGCTGCTTCAAGTAGAGCATTTAATGGGATAAGACCAATTAACTCTGAACCAATGACATTTACCCCTAACCTCTCGGCTTCTTCGATGATAGTTTCGTAGACCACATGTAATGGGGTTGTATGGTAATCAAGTACATTTGTGGAAACTTGGGCGCAGTTGTATTCATCGATATGCCAACCGATCGCTCGAACTGCTTCGAGTTTTCCGGGAATTCTGATGGGCTTACCGTTTGCATCATGTGCAGATCTTCCGCTTTCTCGAATGCTCAAGGCAATCTCTTGCGCTAACCTAACATCATTGGTATCTAAATTCACGTTGAATGCGATCAGAACATTTCTTGCTCCGACGACGCTGGCGCCCCATTTTGGTCTGAATTCAGTGGGGCCGAAATCAGGTTTCCAATTGGGATCGGATAATTTAGTAGGTAAGTCTTCATATCCACCGGCTCTTATGGCAGAAAGGTTCTTTCTTTTGGAGGAGGAAGCTGCGTATTCATAAAGATAAACCGGCACATCGAGATCGTCTGCAAGGCGCTTGCCTAAGTCCTTTGCGATTTGTACGCATTCCGTTATCGATGTGCCCTGAATGGGGATGAAAGGACAGACATCCATCGCACCAACTCTAGGATGAACGCCTGAATGGATTGACATATCGATCAG
Above is a genomic segment from bacterium containing:
- the ftcD gene encoding glutamate formimidoyltransferase codes for the protein MRKLIECVPNFSEGRNQKTIEAIAKAIEQDGEIMLLDTHIGAAANRTVYTFVGPPEAVQEAAFRAVKTAYELIDMSIHSGVHPRVGAMDVCPFIPIQGTSITECVQIAKDLGKRLADDLDVPVYLYEYAASSSKRKNLSAIRAGGYEDLPTKLSDPNWKPDFGPTEFRPKWGASVVGARNVLIAFNVNLDTNDVRLAQEIALSIRESGRSAHDANGKPIRIPGKLEAVRAIGWHIDEYNCAQVSTNVLDYHTTPLHVVYETIIEEAERLGVNVIGSELIGLIPLNALLEAAEHYLICRDMPPPSSEKELIQIASRYLGLDHLSPFNPEQKVIEYRIK